The following is a genomic window from Streptomyces lincolnensis.
CGGAGTGCGGGGTGCGCTTCAGCGCGTATTTGCGAAGAAGGATGCACTCGCATGGCCTGAAGATTGACCACCAGGTGGTAGAGAGTCGGTCATGGCTGGCGGAATACCCGATCTCACCGAATTGTGGCAGCGCTTCGACAACTGGCTGGTCGAGCATGCTCCCGGAGACCATGGCTCCTTGCGGCCGGGCTGTCCGAACGGCGAGACAAAGCGCCTGGAGGACAGCCTCGGCTTCCCTCTCCATGAGGATGTGAGGACAACCCTCGCCATGCACAACGGCGTCACCCCGCGGAGGGCCAGTACAGACCCGGGAGCCTTTCTCCTCGGCTACAGCCTCCTGGACGTCGACGGAATCCTGGAAGCTCATCGGGATCTCGTCTCGATGGTGGAGGACGCCCGCGAGGAGGGTGAGGAGGACCTGGTCGTCGGCCGCATCGCCGACAGCCAATGGGTTCCCCTCGCCCGGAACATCTCCGGCGATCTGCTGTTCGTGGACCATCGGCATCATCACCGCGGAGAGATCGGGGAGATGTCGTTCGGCGATCCCGAGTACCGCCTGCTGTGGCCGCGGATGGATCTCATGCTCGTGGATCTGTGCGACTCCGTGGAGAACGGCACTCCGGTGACCTCCGTACCGCGCGTTCCCGTGCTGTACGGGGGGCGGATGCTCGAGTGGCACACCCGCCCCCCGCAGTAGGTCAGCCCACGCGCGCCGCGATCGTCTCCGCACACGTCAAGGACTCCGTGTGCGTGGTGTCGACCTCAACGTCGTAGGTGAGCCCCTGATGGACCACGTGGGCCTGGGACGCGGCCATGCCCTGGACGCGGTCGCCGCGGGCGATTTCGCGGGCGGTGGCGGTGGCGGGGGCGCAGTGGACGCCGACCCAGAGGACGGCAAGGCCGTGGAGGGCCCGTTCCCAGCGGTGGCGGGAGGCGGGGCCGCCGAGGAAGACGTCGTCGACGATGACGCGGGCGCCGGCGTGGGCCATGGCGGCGATGCCGGTGGTCCAGGCGGCGTCGAGGGCGGCGAAGGCGGGGCCGACGTGGACGCCGCCGTCGGGGGCGAAGGTGATGCCGTCGGCGGAGTCGTGCAGCTTGGCGGGCAGTGCCTCGACGAAGGAGTCGACGCCGAAGGCCAGCCAGGGGTCCGGCAGGACGGCTTGGAGGCACCGGACGATTCCCGTCTTCCCCGAGCTGGAACCGCCGTTCAAAAGGATCACCTGAGTCGTTGTCACCGCGTCACCGTAGGGGCGCCCGTGACGGGGGACGAAACGGATTTCGCGACGGGGGGTGAGGAAGGGGACGTTCAGCGGTATCGGCGCCCCGCCCGTCGTAATCTCGATCCACCTTTCTTTCCGGGCAGGGTGCCCGGTCCTTCTGGGCCGGGGTGAATGCCCGCTCCCGCGTAGCGCGGCAGGGGAAGCCGATTCGCCGCCAGGGCGATTCGGCGTCTTGGGCCAGACGGCGCTGAGGCCGACCTCAAGCGGGTGCACAACTCGGAGTTGAGGGCCCGGTGGGGCGGGGTGACAGCCGGGAGCCGTCACTCGGACGGGTGGCGTTGATCGATGGCGTGCGCGATTGGGGAACGCGCGGGCTAGGTTCGCGGCATGTCACGTTTCCGGATGTACCCGACGCGCGAGCAGGCGGAGCAGATGCTCACGCACTGCGCGCACGCCCGGTACGTGTGGAATCTCGCCGTCGAGCAGCACGCGCACTGGCGCAGGTGGCGCAAGGCCGCTCCCGGTTTCGCGGAGCAGTGCCGCCAGCTCACCGAGGCCCGGCGCGAGAACGAGTGGTTGGCCGCGGGGAACGCGGATGTGCAGCAGCAGGCGCTCAAGGACTTCGCCAGGGCCAAGAACGCCCGCTTCACCTCCGGGTTCGGTGAGCCGACCTGGCGCAAGAAGTTCCGTCACGAGGGCTTTAGGGTCATCGGCACCGACCGGGTACCCGAGCACCATGAGGACGGCACGGCGAAGCTGAACGCGAAGACCAGCAAGCAGGTCATGAGCCGGTTGGTCGTGGTGCAGAAGCTGAACCGGCGGTGGGCACAGGTCAAGGTACCCGGCTGCGGCTGGGTGCGGTTCCGGCTCAGCGTCAGGGGCAAGGGCGCGCAGCTGCCCGACGCGAAGACGTTCCGGGTCA
Proteins encoded in this region:
- a CDS encoding SMI1/KNR4 family protein, translating into MAGGIPDLTELWQRFDNWLVEHAPGDHGSLRPGCPNGETKRLEDSLGFPLHEDVRTTLAMHNGVTPRRASTDPGAFLLGYSLLDVDGILEAHRDLVSMVEDAREEGEEDLVVGRIADSQWVPLARNISGDLLFVDHRHHHRGEIGEMSFGDPEYRLLWPRMDLMLVDLCDSVENGTPVTSVPRVPVLYGGRMLEWHTRPPQ
- the cpt gene encoding chloramphenicol phosphotransferase CPT: MTTTQVILLNGGSSSGKTGIVRCLQAVLPDPWLAFGVDSFVEALPAKLHDSADGITFAPDGGVHVGPAFAALDAAWTTGIAAMAHAGARVIVDDVFLGGPASRHRWERALHGLAVLWVGVHCAPATATAREIARGDRVQGMAASQAHVVHQGLTYDVEVDTTHTESLTCAETIAARVG